Part of the Citrus sinensis cultivar Valencia sweet orange chromosome 2, DVS_A1.0, whole genome shotgun sequence genome, CTTCTTAGCCCTAGAAAAAGCAGCCTGCCAAACCACGAGATCAGAAGCAGATAATTTTAAATGGCAGGCATAAATCAACATAAAGTTTACACAAGCAGAGCATAAGAATGTACCTGTACATAGCCAGTTTCACCAGACCAATTACCATCTGGTTGCGATAACACTGGTACAATCTTAACACCAGAAGATTCCCATTCTTTAAACTTATcctataaaaattaacaaacacaatttcaacttcaataaaattttcttgttttgcaAATAcggaaataaaattttaacacgTGGTAAACAAACCTGATAAGCCATTCTCTTAAGATTTCTAGCCCCATAATAGAGTCTTACGTCGGATCTCTCCTTTGAACTAAATCCTGACTCTATAAGAGACCGTATTGGACTGCacaaaacagaaaattaagTCAAATCAACAGCCGCTGGGGAATGGATCACTAGCCATCATGTATTAAGTGGGTGACTAGCTGGTATACATAAGCTTCCAAGTAAAACTGCGTATTTACGGAACATTTAGTTGTTATGTTTCAAAACTATGCAAAGCACAAAAGTTTCAAACATACCCTCAGAGTGCTTTCACAATGCTTTTGTGTAAAAAAAGTGCTTTTGAATTAAGCTGTAGCAAAAAGCATCAGAAAGCGTCTTTGGCTTTGTCCAAGACCACTTCATATTCTATAATCAAAACTACTTTCCAATACAGCACTTATGAAGTGCTTCAATAAAAACATTCTAAATGCTTTCATGATCTCCAAAGAGCACTTCCATCTACTGCAGCCAAAAATTGACAAAATCCAAAAACGTTTCTTTGCAGGCAAATACCAGCTTCTTCAAATAGAACCCGCTAGGAGATGCTTTAGTTGGAAGCACAGAAGCAGTTCCTTGAGAAACACATTAACTACTTTTGAGAAACGCAACATCACCTTTCTTCAATCCACATAAACAAGGCTAAAACAAGAACGTGAActaataaaagtatatttaaattcaaagaaatttgaaatatagATTCTCACCTGATTCCCGATCCGGTAGCAAAAATCAAAACCGTAGGATACTCATCCGGCGGCTGGATTCGATCGACATCGAATCCTCTCCCCATAACTTGACTTATCTCAACAACATCACCTTTCTTCAATCCACACAAAACCTCGGCCGTCGAGCCAGCCACGCTCTTCACAAGGAACTCAAACGCGCCACTCGCAGAAGCAAAAGACGGCGGAGAAGCAACAGCAAGGAAAGTAGGCTTTCCCACGTCAGCAACACGGAGCTGAAGGTATTGACCCGCACGTGTGTGGGAAGACCCGATGTCGGGTGCGTCGGAGATGTCGATAGATATGTGGAAGAGCGACTCAGCAGCGGGAGAGATCTCGACGAGCGGGGCGGGTGTCCAGACAGTGGTGTCTTGGCGTACGGCGGCGGCGGCGAGGGTGGCGAGGTGGCGTCGTTGGGGTTTTAGGTTAAGTAATGAAATGCGGCGTAGGATAGACATGGGAGGGAAGGTTTGGCTAACGTGTGCATGGGGCAAGGAGGGTGATGGAGAGAGAGCAAGGGCCATGTTTGGttttagagagagagtatATGTCAGTCAGTGTTTGTTGGCGCAGACTAGAGAATGCCGGCGCTAAAGGTGGTCGGGCTCGTGATGAGGTGGCGCTTCATCTGAGGCATCGATGTGAAATTCGGGGGACGGTTGGACGACTTCCACGTGTCATAATGGATGAAGGATCCTGCATTGGCGGAGATAAGTAGTGAAAGCTTTTGGGATTGATCCGCCGTACGATAAACTTTTATAggttaattacttaattatgaccattgaaattttttcgttttctcttttctttccttaATTGCTCATTATCAAACAGCTCATTATCAAACCTCCACAACTTTGCTGTTCTTGcttataaacaaataaataaataagactCAGATGGGCTTGTTACCACTTCGGTATAGAGAATGGCATACCCACTTTTTAGCCGTTCAGAAAGCGGCTTGAGACTAAAAAATACAAGGAAAGACGTAAATAAGGCCAGTAAATTGCCCATTCAAAATCAAAGGCACATTAGTCAGATGTATTTTCggttaaaatgaaaagaaaagcatcTGATATTCTCTGAAAAATTGGCAAAAGAAATATACACGTCcgcattctttttttt contains:
- the LOC102622727 gene encoding fruit protein pKIWI502, translated to MALALSPSPSLPHAHVSQTFPPMSILRRISLLNLKPQRRHLATLAAAAVRQDTTVWTPAPLVEISPAAESLFHISIDISDAPDIGSSHTRAGQYLQLRVADVGKPTFLAVASPPSFASASGAFEFLVKSVAGSTAEVLCGLKKGDVVEISQVMGRGFDVDRIQPPDEYPTVLIFATGSGISPIRSLIESGFSSKERSDVRLYYGARNLKRMAYQDKFKEWESSGVKIVPVLSQPDGNWSGETGYVQAAFSRAKKIFNPQGTGVVLCGQKQMAEEVTSIVLAEGVSSEKILKNF